A region of Rhizobium sp. CCGE531 DNA encodes the following proteins:
- a CDS encoding DUF3991 and toprim domain-containing protein — protein MNRTDEQEAIAFAIGRKMERREIESLRDKVSCAAVLDKNGFAIDVKESTRRAVKYRRGSEIIIVTHGGRGWFDPLSDAKGDIFGLVEHLDRVGFSACVAKVADLIGFHISKAEWQPGIPDGQSDLPLGDRWQARRRPWRGSSTWRYLQDVRCLPTVLLCSAIKRNLLREGPQGTMWAAHTNEAGGVTGWEARGPQYRGFASGGTKVLFRLGSRAAVRLAVTEAAIDAMSLAAIEGLRDGTLYLSTGGGWSPTTAAALRRLASGPNVQLVAATDANPQGEMFAERLRALAEEAGCDWMRLRPSQEDWNEVQKLRPKRGSEKQKLEEEAKEEEACRRRAGRVKGGFSRLKPALDAGGRDAGGRKRITKD, from the coding sequence ATGAATAGAACTGACGAGCAGGAGGCGATCGCTTTCGCGATCGGAAGGAAAATGGAGAGAAGAGAAATAGAATCGCTTCGCGACAAGGTAAGCTGCGCCGCCGTGCTGGATAAGAACGGGTTTGCCATTGACGTCAAGGAAAGCACCCGGCGGGCGGTCAAGTACCGCCGCGGCAGTGAGATCATCATCGTGACGCATGGAGGGCGTGGATGGTTCGATCCGCTCAGCGATGCGAAAGGCGATATCTTTGGATTGGTCGAGCACCTTGACCGTGTTGGCTTTTCGGCATGCGTCGCAAAGGTCGCGGACCTCATAGGCTTCCATATTTCCAAGGCTGAGTGGCAGCCTGGCATTCCGGACGGCCAATCCGACCTTCCGCTTGGCGATCGCTGGCAGGCGCGCCGCCGCCCCTGGCGGGGTTCATCAACATGGCGGTACCTGCAGGACGTGCGTTGCCTGCCGACGGTTCTTTTATGCTCGGCGATCAAACGCAACCTTCTTCGCGAAGGTCCGCAAGGCACCATGTGGGCCGCCCATACGAACGAGGCAGGCGGTGTCACAGGCTGGGAGGCGCGCGGTCCGCAATACCGCGGGTTCGCCTCGGGAGGAACGAAGGTTCTCTTTCGTCTGGGGTCGCGTGCAGCGGTGCGACTGGCCGTCACGGAAGCTGCGATCGACGCGATGAGCCTTGCGGCAATCGAGGGCCTGCGAGACGGCACACTCTACCTCAGCACCGGCGGCGGCTGGTCGCCGACCACGGCCGCGGCACTCCGCAGGCTTGCGTCGGGCCCCAACGTCCAGCTTGTCGCTGCCACCGACGCCAACCCACAAGGCGAGATGTTTGCCGAGCGACTACGCGCACTTGCCGAGGAGGCGGGATGCGACTGGATGCGACTTCGCCCGTCACAAGAAGACTGGAACGAAGTTCAGAAGCTACGCCCGAAGCGGGGCAGCGAGAAACAGAAATTGGAGGAAGAAGCGAAAGAGGAAGAGGCGTGCCGCAGGCGAGCCGGCCGCGTCAAGGGAGGCTTCTCCCGGCTAAAGCCAGCCCTGGATGCGGGAGGTCGCGATGCCGGCGGCAGGAAACGGATCACGAAGGACTGA
- a CDS encoding zincin-like metallopeptidase domain-containing protein: MSKTENQRGDLYSRITDRIIEDLAKGVRPWMKPWNSANTAGHITRPLRYNGQPYSGVNVLLLWSEGITRGYTSSTWMTFKQALELSGAVRKGETGTTVVFASRFTKSETDGNGGEVEREIPFLKAYSVFNVEQIDGLPDQYHHRPAPVLDPVERVGHADRFFRDTGAAIRHGGNQAFFAPAADLIQMPPFESFKDAASYYATLSHEVTHWTAPAHRLARDLSRYAKDKSERAREELIAELGSCFLCADLGIVPELEPRPDHASYLDSWLKVLTDDRRAIFQASAHAQRAVAFLHSLQLAAADERLVA, encoded by the coding sequence ATGAGCAAGACCGAAAATCAGCGGGGCGATCTCTACAGCCGCATCACCGACAGGATCATCGAAGACCTGGCGAAAGGCGTGCGGCCCTGGATGAAACCATGGAATTCGGCGAACACGGCAGGCCACATTACCCGCCCGCTGCGTTACAACGGGCAACCCTATTCTGGCGTCAACGTGCTGCTTTTATGGTCGGAGGGTATCACACGGGGTTATACGTCATCCACATGGATGACGTTCAAGCAGGCCCTGGAACTGAGCGGCGCAGTGCGCAAGGGCGAGACCGGCACGACCGTCGTCTTCGCAAGCCGATTCACCAAGTCCGAAACCGACGGGAACGGCGGCGAGGTCGAGCGGGAGATCCCTTTCCTGAAAGCCTACAGCGTCTTCAACGTCGAACAGATCGACGGACTTCCCGACCAGTATCATCACCGGCCGGCACCGGTTCTCGATCCGGTTGAACGGGTTGGGCATGCCGATCGGTTCTTCCGCGACACCGGCGCTGCAATCCGCCATGGCGGCAACCAGGCCTTCTTTGCGCCTGCCGCCGATCTCATCCAGATGCCACCATTTGAGAGCTTCAAGGATGCGGCAAGCTACTACGCGACTTTAAGCCACGAGGTCACGCACTGGACGGCGCCGGCCCACCGCCTCGCTCGCGACCTCAGCCGCTATGCCAAGGACAAATCCGAGCGAGCCCGCGAGGAACTGATAGCGGAGCTCGGTAGCTGCTTCCTTTGCGCCGATCTCGGGATTGTTCCCGAGCTCGAGCCCCGCCCCGATCACGCCTCCTACCTCGACTCCTGGCTTAAGGTCCTGACCGACGACAGACGGGCGATATTCCAGGCGTCGGCGCATGCGCAACGGGCCGTAGCGTTCCTGCATTCGCTGCAGCTCGCCGCAGCCGACGAGCGGCTCGTCGCGTGA
- a CDS encoding DUF736 domain-containing protein yields the protein MATIGTFTTSETGFNGSIRTLALNVKARIARIENPSDKGPHFRIYAGNVELGAAWQKRSEQDRDYLSVKLDDPSFPAPIYATLTEVEGEEGYQLIWSRPNRD from the coding sequence ATGGCAACCATCGGCACCTTCACCACCTCCGAAACCGGCTTCAACGGATCGATCCGCACGCTCGCCCTCAACGTCAAGGCCCGCATCGCCCGCATCGAAAACCCCTCCGACAAGGGCCCGCACTTCCGCATCTACGCAGGCAACGTCGAGCTGGGCGCGGCCTGGCAGAAGCGCTCCGAGCAGGACCGCGACTACCTCTCGGTCAAGCTCGACGATCCGAGCTTCCCTGCCCCGATCTACGCGACGCTCACAGAGGTCGAGGGCGAAGAGGGCTACCAGCTGATCTGGTCCCGCCCTAACCGGGACTGA
- a CDS encoding type IV conjugative transfer system coupling protein TraD: MRRSTTSDARKKDTREKIELGGLIIKAGLRYEKRALLLGLLIDAAARLKGDAQERSRLAALGAEAFGERDD, from the coding sequence ATGCGAAGATCCACGACATCAGATGCCCGCAAGAAGGACACGCGCGAAAAGATCGAGCTCGGCGGCCTGATCATCAAGGCGGGGCTGCGCTACGAGAAGCGCGCGCTGCTGCTCGGGCTCCTCATCGATGCCGCCGCGCGCCTGAAGGGAGACGCACAGGAGCGCTCACGGCTCGCCGCACTCGGTGCTGAAGCGTTCGGAGAGAGAGATGACTAG
- a CDS encoding thermonuclease family protein, which yields MAKSNVVPLRPRRKSGRGSDRYRPQRKFRTGQNGPRKSLMAVISAIIIGAGGWFAFAGAGDLSGILALAKAPTTDTSQATFSLCGESVRMNCVVDGDTFWFGGEKIRIADIDTPELSPPRCEAERIKGEAAKARLLALLNAGKFSLSVGLRDEDKYGRKLRTVTREGRSLGDRLIDEGLARRWDGARHGWCG from the coding sequence GTGGCGAAATCGAATGTGGTGCCGTTGAGACCGCGGCGCAAATCCGGCCGCGGGAGCGATCGATATCGGCCGCAGCGAAAATTCCGAACTGGACAGAACGGCCCGCGCAAGTCGCTGATGGCGGTCATCTCAGCCATCATCATTGGAGCAGGCGGATGGTTTGCCTTTGCCGGCGCCGGCGATCTTTCTGGCATCTTAGCTTTGGCCAAGGCGCCGACAACGGATACGTCGCAGGCCACGTTTTCGTTGTGCGGCGAGAGCGTGCGAATGAACTGCGTCGTCGATGGCGACACTTTCTGGTTTGGGGGAGAAAAAATCCGCATCGCTGACATCGACACGCCGGAGCTCAGCCCACCGCGCTGCGAGGCGGAACGGATCAAGGGCGAGGCAGCGAAAGCGCGCCTGCTGGCGCTTCTGAACGCCGGCAAGTTCTCGTTGTCAGTAGGCTTGCGGGACGAGGACAAGTATGGCCGAAAACTCCGGACCGTTACACGGGAAGGGCGCTCGCTCGGCGACCGCCTCATCGATGAAGGTCTTGCCCGGCGCTGGGACGGCGCAAGACATGGATGGTGCGGGTGA
- a CDS encoding DUF1419 domain-containing protein, whose amino-acid sequence MFPTFDRHVQRPDRRDRDATPLYAGEWFEIPEAEHDYMFEILPPIWIRGSLFAMREFLTGSVTYVFFALRIDEAIRYFHGYCDLSDKVYDEVAAKLPVQLRHLPAPIASVRDLVARGSADAATYGGYRNRRLSLHNPAAAHRRNPGARSCRHHDAARRGFTARACARRCR is encoded by the coding sequence ATGTTTCCCACGTTCGACCGCCACGTCCAGCGACCCGATCGTCGGGACCGTGACGCAACTCCGCTCTATGCAGGCGAATGGTTCGAAATCCCCGAGGCCGAGCACGATTACATGTTCGAGATCCTGCCGCCGATCTGGATCCGCGGCTCGCTGTTCGCGATGCGGGAATTCCTCACCGGCTCGGTGACATACGTGTTCTTCGCGCTGCGCATCGACGAGGCGATCCGTTACTTCCACGGTTACTGCGACCTCTCCGACAAGGTGTACGACGAAGTCGCCGCCAAGCTGCCGGTCCAACTGCGCCACCTCCCCGCGCCGATCGCATCTGTGCGCGACCTGGTTGCGCGCGGCAGCGCCGATGCCGCGACGTATGGCGGTTACCGCAATCGACGGCTATCACTACACAACCCTGCTGCAGCGCACCGGCGCAACCCAGGAGCTCGATCTTGCCGTCACCATGACGCCGCTCGGCGCGGTTTCACGGCTCGAGCATGCGCTCGACGGTGTCGATGA
- a CDS encoding zeta toxin family protein, with product MLPSKIEQPVFLIIAGPNGSGKSSVYENADLEMEGRSVWIVNPDLLAARISKVESRPPLEANLTAVQRIESWLEASINVHKTIGVETVLSTEKYRRLVVAAKALGFAVWFLYVVVDSPERSIERIKLRVAKGGHPVPDEKVRQRYQRSLEQFPWFLEQADKAWIWDNSGAKPKTIGEKSDGVIELDVHALEVVAKAVRSIATE from the coding sequence GTGCTCCCATCGAAGATTGAGCAGCCAGTCTTCCTGATCATCGCCGGGCCAAATGGCTCTGGGAAAAGCAGCGTGTACGAGAATGCCGACCTTGAAATGGAAGGTCGCTCAGTCTGGATCGTAAATCCGGATCTACTGGCTGCCAGAATCAGCAAAGTCGAGTCCAGACCGCCGCTGGAAGCCAACCTAACCGCGGTTCAACGGATCGAGTCTTGGCTTGAAGCGTCGATCAACGTCCACAAAACAATCGGCGTCGAAACAGTCCTGTCGACAGAGAAGTATCGACGTCTCGTGGTAGCGGCGAAGGCGCTCGGATTCGCGGTCTGGTTCTTATATGTCGTCGTCGATAGCCCCGAGCGCTCGATCGAGCGGATCAAGTTGCGCGTAGCCAAAGGCGGACATCCGGTACCCGACGAAAAAGTCCGCCAGCGGTACCAACGGTCCCTTGAGCAATTTCCCTGGTTTCTGGAACAAGCCGACAAGGCCTGGATCTGGGACAACAGCGGCGCAAAGCCGAAAACGATCGGCGAGAAGTCTGATGGGGTCATTGAACTCGACGTGCACGCTCTGGAGGTCGTTGCCAAAGCGGTTCGGTCCATCGCAACCGAATAA
- the traA gene encoding Ti-type conjugative transfer relaxase TraA: MAVPHFSVSIVARGSGRSAVLSAAYRHCAKMEYEREARTIDYTRKQGLLHEEFVIPADAPSWLRTMIADRSVSGASEAFWNSVEIFEKRVDAQLAKDVTVALPMELSSEQNIELVRDFIERHITSKGMIADWVYHDAPGNPHVHLMTTLRPLTEDGFGAKKVAVTGPGGKPVRNDAGKIVYELWAGSLDDFNAFRDGWFACQNRHLARAGLDLRVDGHSFEKQGINLTPTIHLGVGAKAIERKSAEAERAPSLERLELQEERRAENARRIQRRPELVLDLITREKSVFDERDVAKILHRYIDDAGLFQSLMARILQSPETLRLERERIEFSGGLRVPTKYTTRDLVRLEAEMANRAIWLAQRSSHGVADAVREATFARHLRLADEQKTAIAHVTGGERIAAVIGRAGAGKTTMMKAAREAWEAAGYRVVGGALAGKAAEGLEKEAGILSRTLSSWELRWNQGRNQLDDKTVFVLDEAGMVSSRQMALFVEAATKAGAKLVLVGDPEQLQPIEAGAAFRAIADRIGYGELENIYRQREQWMREASLDLARGNIGRAVEAYRAQGRVSGADLKADAVQALIADWNRDYDPQRSSLILAHLRRDVRMLNGMARAKLVERGLVADGFAFRTEDGHRKFAAGDQIVFLKNEGSLGVKNGMLAKVVDATPGRIVAEVGDGEHRRQVTVEQRFYANLDHGYATTIHKSQGATVDRVKVLASLSLDRHLTYVAMTRHREDFGLYHGRRSFAKAGGLIPILSRRQAKETTLDYASGRFYAQALRFADARGLHLVNVARTVVRDRIEWTVRQKSKLAALGARLAAIARRLGLSAGAAKTSQSHSMQEAKPMVSGITTFPKSLEQVVEDLLAADPGLKKQWEEVSARFHLVYAQPEDAFKAVNVDAMLRNEAAAKSTITKIGSEPETFGALKGKTGILAGRADKQAHERAVTNAPALARNLERYLRQRTEAEHKYDAEERAVRMKISLDIPALSPAAKQTLERVRDAIDRNDLPAGLENALADKMVKAELEGFARAVSERFGERTFLPLAAKDMTGQTFQSVTSSMSAGQKAEVQSAWSTMRTVQQLSAHERTTEALKQAETLRQTKSQGLSLK; the protein is encoded by the coding sequence GTGGCCGTTCCTCATTTCTCCGTCAGCATCGTCGCCCGCGGCTCCGGCCGCAGCGCTGTGCTGTCGGCGGCCTATCGGCATTGCGCCAAGATGGAGTACGAGCGGGAGGCCCGCACGATCGACTACACCCGCAAGCAGGGCTTGCTGCACGAGGAGTTCGTCATCCCTGCCGATGCGCCGTCATGGCTGCGGACGATGATTGCCGACCGATCCGTCTCCGGCGCGTCGGAAGCGTTCTGGAACAGTGTCGAAATCTTCGAGAAACGCGTCGATGCCCAGCTTGCAAAGGATGTGACCGTTGCGCTGCCGATGGAGCTCTCAAGCGAGCAGAACATCGAACTGGTGCGGGATTTTATCGAGCGTCACATCACGTCGAAGGGCATGATCGCCGACTGGGTCTATCACGATGCACCCGGCAATCCGCATGTGCACCTGATGACGACGCTCCGGCCGCTGACCGAAGACGGGTTCGGCGCCAAGAAGGTTGCAGTGACCGGCCCTGGCGGCAAGCCAGTGCGCAACGATGCCGGCAAGATCGTCTACGAGCTCTGGGCCGGCAGCCTCGACGATTTCAATGCCTTTCGTGACGGCTGGTTCGCCTGTCAGAACCGGCACCTGGCGCGCGCCGGCCTCGATCTCCGCGTCGACGGCCATTCCTTCGAGAAGCAGGGGATCAATCTGACGCCAACCATCCACCTCGGTGTCGGCGCCAAGGCGATCGAGCGCAAGTCGGCGGAAGCCGAGCGGGCCCCTTCGCTGGAGCGGTTGGAGCTGCAGGAGGAGCGCCGGGCCGAAAACGCCCGCCGCATTCAGCGCCGTCCCGAGCTCGTGCTCGACCTGATCACGCGGGAGAAGAGCGTCTTCGACGAACGCGACGTTGCCAAGATCCTCCACCGCTACATAGACGACGCTGGCCTCTTCCAAAGTCTGATGGCAAGGATCCTGCAGAGCCCCGAAACGCTCCGGCTCGAACGCGAGCGGATCGAGTTTTCAGGCGGCCTACGCGTGCCGACGAAATACACGACGCGGGACCTCGTCCGGCTGGAAGCAGAGATGGCCAACCGGGCGATCTGGCTGGCTCAACGCTCTTCTCACGGCGTTGCGGACGCTGTGCGCGAAGCCACCTTCGCCCGCCACCTGCGCCTGGCGGACGAGCAGAAGACGGCGATCGCACATGTTACCGGCGGCGAGCGCATCGCTGCGGTGATCGGACGTGCAGGCGCCGGCAAGACGACGATGATGAAGGCGGCGCGCGAAGCCTGGGAAGCGGCCGGTTATCGCGTCGTCGGCGGGGCGCTTGCGGGCAAGGCCGCCGAGGGCCTGGAGAAGGAAGCCGGCATTCTCTCCCGCACGCTGTCATCATGGGAACTGCGCTGGAACCAAGGCCGCAATCAGCTGGACGACAAAACCGTATTCGTTCTCGACGAAGCGGGCATGGTGTCGTCGCGGCAGATGGCGCTGTTTGTCGAAGCGGCGACCAAGGCCGGCGCCAAACTCGTGCTTGTCGGAGATCCGGAACAGCTCCAGCCGATCGAAGCCGGCGCTGCCTTCCGCGCCATTGCCGACCGCATCGGCTATGGCGAACTCGAAAACATCTACCGCCAGCGTGAACAGTGGATGCGCGAGGCGTCGCTCGATCTGGCCCGCGGCAATATCGGCAGAGCCGTCGAAGCCTATCGCGCCCAGGGCCGCGTCAGCGGAGCCGATCTCAAGGCCGATGCCGTGCAGGCGCTGATTGCCGATTGGAACCGCGACTACGATCCGCAAAGGTCGAGCCTCATTCTTGCGCACTTGCGAAGAGACGTGCGCATGCTCAACGGCATGGCTCGCGCAAAGCTCGTCGAACGCGGTCTCGTCGCCGACGGTTTCGCCTTCCGGACCGAAGACGGGCACCGAAAATTCGCGGCCGGCGACCAGATCGTGTTCCTGAAGAACGAGGGCTCGCTCGGCGTCAAGAACGGTATGCTGGCGAAGGTCGTGGACGCAACGCCCGGGCGTATTGTCGCGGAAGTCGGAGACGGCGAACACCGCCGCCAGGTCACGGTCGAACAACGCTTCTACGCCAATCTCGATCACGGCTATGCCACCACGATCCATAAGAGCCAGGGTGCCACCGTCGATAGGGTGAAGGTGCTGGCTTCCCTCTCTCTCGACCGCCATCTCACTTACGTGGCCATGACCCGTCACCGAGAGGACTTCGGTCTCTACCACGGCCGCCGATCTTTCGCCAAGGCAGGCGGCCTGATCCCGATCCTGTCGCGCAGACAAGCCAAGGAAACGACGCTCGATTATGCGAGTGGCCGCTTCTACGCCCAAGCCCTTCGCTTCGCCGACGCCCGTGGCCTTCACCTCGTTAACGTCGCACGCACTGTCGTTCGCGACCGGATCGAATGGACCGTCCGGCAAAAGTCGAAGCTCGCCGCGCTTGGCGCTCGTCTGGCGGCAATCGCCCGCAGGCTTGGTCTGTCCGCCGGCGCGGCCAAGACCAGTCAATCGCACAGCATGCAGGAGGCAAAACCCATGGTATCGGGCATCACCACGTTCCCAAAATCGCTGGAACAGGTCGTCGAGGACCTGCTTGCAGCGGACCCCGGCTTGAAGAAGCAATGGGAGGAAGTCTCAGCGCGCTTCCATCTCGTCTACGCTCAGCCGGAAGACGCGTTCAAGGCTGTCAACGTCGATGCGATGCTGAGAAACGAAGCGGCGGCGAAATCGACGATCACCAAGATCGGTTCCGAGCCGGAGACCTTTGGTGCGCTGAAAGGCAAGACCGGGATCCTTGCCGGCCGCGCCGACAAGCAGGCCCATGAGAGGGCCGTCACCAATGCGCCGGCGCTTGCCCGAAACCTGGAACGCTATCTGCGGCAGCGCACGGAGGCGGAACACAAATATGACGCCGAGGAGCGCGCCGTCCGCATGAAGATCTCTCTCGACATCCCGGCGCTGTCGCCGGCGGCAAAGCAGACGCTCGAACGCGTCCGTGACGCCATCGATCGCAACGACCTTCCCGCAGGACTCGAAAACGCGCTCGCCGACAAAATGGTGAAAGCCGAACTCGAAGGTTTTGCGAGAGCCGTATCGGAACGTTTCGGGGAACGCACCTTCCTACCGCTCGCCGCCAAAGACATGACAGGTCAGACCTTCCAGTCGGTGACCTCGAGCATGTCTGCCGGGCAGAAGGCGGAAGTGCAATCGGCCTGGAGCACGATGCGAACGGTGCAGCAACTTTCCGCGCATGAGCGCACGACCGAGGCGTTGAAGCAGGCCGAGACGCTGCGGCAAACGAAGAGCCAGGGGCTCTCGCTCAAATGA
- the traG gene encoding Ti-type conjugative transfer system protein TraG — protein sequence MTRILLFVAPCALMMLMAIGMTGTELWLSHFGKSDAARQMLGRAGIALPYVAASVVGIIFLFASAGSARIRTAGWGVVTGATATLVLAVLREASRLSAYLEQVPAGKTVFNYLDPATAIGAAAVLMSALFGMRVAIAGNATFARAEPKRIVGKRALHGEADWMKLSQAEKLFAESGGIVIGERYRVDRDSIAAPSFRADSAASWGAGGKSPLLCFDGSFGSSHGIVFAGSGGFKTTSVTIPTALKWGGALVVLDPSNEVAPMVLKHRGDANRDVFVLDPKHSEIGFNALDWIGRFGGTKEEDIASVASWIMSDSGGARGVRDDFFRASALQLLTALIADVCLSGHTTENDQTLRQVRKNLSEPEPQLRQRLHEIYDDSNSDFVKENVAAFVNMTPETFSGVYANAVKETHWLSYPNYAALVSGTSFSTSDLADGKTDVFINIDLKTLETHAGLARVIIGAFLNAIYNRNGEMQGRALFLLDEVARLGYMRILETARDAGRKYGITLTMIYQSIGQMRETYGGRDAASKWFESASWISFAAINDPETADYISRRCGMTTVEIDQVSRSVQSKGSSRTRSKQLAARPLIQPHEVLRMRADEQIVFTAGNAPLRCGRAIWFRRDDMKGCVGARAFSKAANPAENSPDRPARSAASKADREQ from the coding sequence ATGACTAGGATCCTGCTGTTCGTAGCGCCATGCGCGTTGATGATGCTGATGGCCATCGGCATGACCGGGACCGAACTGTGGCTATCCCACTTCGGCAAGAGCGATGCCGCCCGGCAGATGCTCGGCCGTGCCGGCATCGCTCTGCCCTATGTCGCCGCGTCCGTCGTCGGCATCATCTTTCTGTTTGCGAGCGCAGGCTCCGCGCGGATCAGGACGGCAGGATGGGGCGTTGTCACGGGCGCGACAGCGACGCTCGTCCTAGCGGTCCTGCGCGAGGCATCGAGGCTCTCCGCGTATCTCGAACAAGTCCCGGCCGGCAAAACCGTCTTCAACTATCTCGATCCCGCGACGGCGATCGGGGCTGCTGCCGTGCTGATGTCGGCGCTGTTCGGCATGCGTGTGGCGATTGCCGGCAACGCGACATTCGCGAGGGCCGAACCGAAGCGCATCGTTGGGAAACGGGCGCTGCACGGCGAGGCCGACTGGATGAAACTATCGCAAGCCGAAAAGCTGTTTGCCGAGAGCGGCGGCATCGTCATCGGCGAGCGCTACCGGGTCGACCGGGATAGCATCGCGGCACCATCGTTTCGCGCCGACAGCGCCGCGAGCTGGGGAGCGGGCGGCAAGTCGCCGCTGCTTTGCTTCGACGGCTCGTTCGGCTCGTCGCACGGCATCGTGTTCGCCGGATCCGGCGGCTTCAAGACGACATCGGTCACGATCCCGACGGCGCTCAAGTGGGGTGGCGCGCTCGTTGTCCTCGATCCTTCGAACGAGGTTGCGCCAATGGTGTTGAAGCACCGTGGCGACGCCAACCGCGACGTCTTCGTGCTCGATCCGAAACACTCGGAAATCGGCTTCAACGCGCTCGACTGGATCGGCCGGTTCGGGGGAACGAAAGAGGAGGATATCGCCTCCGTCGCATCGTGGATCATGAGCGACAGCGGTGGCGCGCGTGGGGTCCGTGACGACTTCTTCCGCGCCTCGGCCTTGCAGTTGCTGACGGCTCTCATTGCCGACGTTTGCCTCTCAGGCCACACGACGGAAAACGACCAGACACTCCGGCAAGTACGCAAGAACCTGTCCGAGCCAGAGCCCCAACTGCGCCAGCGGCTGCATGAAATCTACGACGATTCGAATTCGGATTTCGTCAAGGAGAATGTCGCAGCCTTCGTCAACATGACGCCGGAAACCTTCTCGGGCGTATATGCCAACGCGGTCAAGGAAACGCACTGGCTGTCCTATCCGAACTACGCCGCGCTGGTCTCGGGAACTTCCTTTTCGACGAGCGATCTGGCGGACGGAAAGACGGATGTCTTCATCAACATCGATCTCAAGACGCTGGAGACGCATGCGGGCCTGGCGCGCGTCATCATCGGCGCGTTTCTGAACGCGATCTACAACCGCAACGGAGAGATGCAGGGAAGGGCACTGTTCCTTCTCGATGAGGTGGCGCGCCTCGGCTACATGCGCATCCTGGAGACCGCGCGCGACGCCGGCCGTAAGTATGGAATCACGCTGACCATGATCTACCAGTCGATCGGCCAGATGCGCGAGACCTATGGCGGCCGCGATGCGGCGAGCAAATGGTTCGAGAGCGCAAGCTGGATTTCATTCGCCGCGATCAACGATCCCGAGACTGCCGACTACATCTCACGCCGCTGCGGCATGACGACCGTCGAGATCGATCAGGTCAGCCGCAGTGTCCAATCGAAAGGATCGTCGCGCACGCGGTCGAAGCAACTCGCCGCCAGGCCGCTGATCCAGCCGCACGAGGTGCTGCGCATGCGGGCCGACGAGCAGATCGTCTTCACCGCCGGAAACGCGCCGCTCAGATGCGGACGCGCGATCTGGTTTCGGCGTGACGATATGAAGGGGTGCGTGGGCGCGAGAGCGTTTTCGAAAGCAGCGAACCCCGCAGAGAATTCGCCCGATCGGCCGGCGCGCAGCGCAGCGAGCAAGGCCGATCGAGAACAATGA
- a CDS encoding WGR domain-containing protein, producing MIAQPYHLYVERSDAARNMARYYAMSIEPNLFGDVCLLRKWGRIGTKGQMMVHHFGREEEAVELFLDLLRQKRKRGYRPRTSVPT from the coding sequence ATGATCGCGCAACCGTACCATCTTTATGTCGAACGCTCTGACGCCGCCAGAAACATGGCGCGCTACTACGCCATGTCGATCGAGCCCAACCTGTTCGGGGATGTCTGCCTGCTCCGGAAATGGGGCCGCATCGGCACGAAGGGTCAGATGATGGTCCACCATTTCGGGCGGGAAGAGGAAGCAGTCGAACTGTTTCTCGACCTGCTGCGGCAGAAACGAAAGCGCGGCTATCGTCCACGCACCTCCGTGCCAACATGA
- a CDS encoding HU family DNA-binding protein codes for MASDHGLTKVQGKAIVEAVFAAITAAATSGAETFIPGFGKFKVKHTPEREGRNPSTGAAIKVAAARKLGFQPAKALKDALNT; via the coding sequence ATCGCGTCAGACCACGGCCTGACGAAGGTGCAGGGAAAGGCGATCGTCGAAGCTGTATTTGCGGCGATCACGGCCGCTGCCACCTCCGGCGCCGAGACGTTCATTCCCGGCTTCGGGAAATTCAAGGTGAAGCATACCCCGGAGCGCGAAGGCCGCAATCCGTCGACCGGTGCGGCGATCAAGGTTGCTGCGGCAAGAAAGCTGGGCTTCCAGCCTGCCAAGGCTCTGAAGGACGCCTTGAACACGTAA
- the traC gene encoding conjugal transfer protein TraC, which produces MKKPSSKIRDEIARLQEQLKLAETREAERIGRIALKAGLGEIEIDEGELQAAFEDLAKRFRGGKVRSTGGKGASGAGEGSAPAAQNPPGTAEGRTGEA; this is translated from the coding sequence ATGAAGAAACCATCCTCGAAAATCCGCGACGAAATCGCCAGGCTCCAGGAGCAATTGAAGCTCGCCGAGACCCGGGAGGCCGAGCGCATCGGCCGGATCGCGCTTAAAGCCGGGCTCGGTGAGATCGAGATCGACGAGGGTGAACTGCAGGCAGCATTCGAGGATCTGGCGAAACGCTTTCGCGGAGGCAAGGTCCGTTCGACCGGAGGGAAGGGGGCAAGCGGCGCAGGCGAGGGCAGCGCGCCCGCCGCGCAGAACCCGCCTGGTACGGCTGAGGGCAGGACTGGCGAGGCTTGA